gtatggccgaggtctcttttccgagtcttcgcagcacagagagaggttcgacccgaaaatggaaaattcccgaaatttgtatttggggttggatttgaggctctgaaggactgcgtcatcctcctgtaacttggcaatagccgagaaggcTATTGAGGCggagatgttaacctcggagacacgagacaaagcgtcagcaactatgttgtccttgccggacacgtgctggatgtctgacgtaaactggcttataaagcacaggtgtcgaagctgacgaggggacgctttgtcgggcttttgtttcaaagtatATATgaaaggcttatggtccgtgaacactatgAACGGCCTTCTTGAGAGAAGcgaaagtatttgatgctcaagtacgcggcgagaaGTTCGCGATCATAGGTACTGCAgttcgttgagcggggttcaactgcttaaAGAAGACGTGCCAGACGTGATtcgccttttggtgaagagcggcacgATATCTCGTGTGTCCTTATTTTTGAGGCCAGACAAGTatgcgttcaaaacggattggtattgggcggccttgggcaggaaacgacgatagaagtttagcgtgcccaagaacctccgcaaatcctttacagttttaggacgcgggaagcttgtaatcgcctgcaccttgtctgggtcgggctgtattccttcaggggaaatggagtggccgaggaatctcacccgtgtttgaaggaatttgcatttctcaacgtttaggactaacccggtctcaaggagacgttgaaaaatgcactcgagatgggctaagtgttcagactctgaggaagaagcgatcaaaacatcatccaaatatacgaaacagaagtcgaggtttcgcaggagctacagggatttgatgataagccttggttggtaaggtcgaaaagatgcggcaatccgcgaggtgatgcgcaaagtcatggatgagtggaattgaatatcggtcaggaacagtctgtgtatTTAGCTTTCTGTAATCctcacatgggcgccattcgccgtttggcttagcgaacttatgcagtggggaagaccaaaagCTTTTTGAGGGCCTACAGACgccgggtgccctccgggagccgacgcaccCAAAGCGACTTCATCAATTCGTTGTCGATCTTACTCctacccaattgcttcatttcgcgcagcaattggctgggagttcgatctcccaacgttaggcctgccagcaagtgatccggtcttcaacaagagatcgggtctcatagAATCGGGGTTGGCGCGTTTGCttagggacaatctccgacgcatcaaggccgcACCCCCCACCCCACACGCATCTGcatctgtctgtgcgcccaaggagttggacacgtgtacgcacgtacTGGTCAGGacagatgccgtccggaagtcgCTGCAGGCTCCTTATGAAgacccgtaccgcgttcttgagcggggagaacatttcttccagctcgagatcatcatcatcaacggcgcaacaaccggtattcgatccaggccggccttaataaggaactcccgacataccggttttgcgccgaggtccaccaattcgatatccctaaaagctgtctggcgtcctgacctacgccatcgctccatcttaggcagggtctaccttgtcttctttttctaccatagatattgcccttatagacttaccgggtgggatcatcctcatccatacggattaagtaacctgcccaccgtaacctattgaaccggattttatccaaaaccggacggtcatggtatcgctcatagatttcgtcgttatgtaggctacagaatcgtccatcttcatgtagggggccaaaaattcttcggaggattcttctctcgaacgcggtcaagagttggcaattcttctcgctaagaacccaagtcctgtacagtaagagcgttgaccctatggtgagacgtttcgaacggaacagtttttgtaagatgaaataggctctgttggctgacaacaaccgtgcgcggatttcatcatcgtagctgtgattggttgtgattttcgaccctaaataggagaaattatcaatggtctcaaagttttagtatcctatctttattcttcctgtttgaccgtttgatatttttggttggttggctatcgatgctgacgttgccaccatatattttgtcttgccttcattgatatgcagcccaagatctcgggccgcctgctcgaaGTGGGTGAAGACAGTTTGTGCGTCTCGTGTGGTTTTTCCTATGATGTTGAAATCGTGAGCGTAGGCtagtggttgggtggacttaaagaggatcgtacctcatgcatttacctccgcatcacggatcaccttctccagggccaggttaaagaggacgcatgatagggcagccccttgtcgtagaccgtcgttgatgtcgaatggtcttgagagtgatcctgctgcttttatctcgcctcgcacattcgacagggtcagcctagtcagtcttatcaatttcatcgggataccgaattctctcatggccgcgtaaagttttaccctggctatgctatcataggcggctttgaagtcgatgaatatatggtgcaactgatgtccatattccaacagtttttccatcgcttgccgcagcgagaaaatctgatgcgttgctgatttgcctcgagtGCAGCCTGTTTgataagggccaatgatgttctgggcgtatagccccggcctagcaagatagcggagaatatcttatagatggtactcaggaacgtgatacctccataattgctgcactgtgtgatatcgtcaggcattgattcgctgtcccataccttgagcacaagttgatgaaccacttggtgtaactggtcgcctccttaTTTAACTAAAttggctgcaattccatcgactcctggcgacttatgatttctgagccggtgaattgcacggactgcttctctTATAGtcggtggtggtagtatttgtccgtcgtcttcagttggcgggacctccaactcgccgatgttctggttgttcagtagctcatcaaagtactcaacccatcgctccaataagcccattatgtcggaaatcagatttccctctttgtctcggcaggatgagcatcgtggtgtatgaggcttcatcctgctgacttgttggtaaaagttccgcgcctggtgcggttgctccctgtacttttctcgttcacagacttgttgcttctcacaggctccctttttccgtctgtgaagtcgcttctccgctcgaaggagttcgtggtaagtctctacgcgtgcccgcattctttgaggatgcaacattactctgtatgcaacatttttccgttccattgctagcttatattcatcgtcaaaccagccgttccgacttcttctgcggctggggccatgtatctttgtgaccgtatcaacaACCTAACATGCATACCGCAGACTTTGTCTGGTAGTATCACAACCACTAACGGAAAGTCTGCGATGCATAAACGAATGCGGGATATTGTGTTAAACTGGTGAGTCAAGTACAATGGGACACCACGAACTGAGTACTCAAAGGCTATGCTTCTCCCCCACTACATTGCACATACACAGATTCGACAATCCAAGAAAGAAATTAGGAACTAAAACAGGAGCTTTGTAGAGTTTTACTTCCGCCATATTTGCGAGTTCAGTCTTCACTCTGAACGCAATCTATGTTGAGAATAATTAGTGAAGTTAGCTCCAGTCAACTAGGAGAATAGAGCTATAGAACAATCGTGATTCTTCAATAACATTTCATTGCATAACTAATTTAATTCTGACTAATTATAACATGATAAAGAGATTTTTACATTATTTGTTTTCTAGTCAACATGCTCAACATCACCCGCATCACGCTGAGCCACAATAAAATCTCCATCGTACCACCTGGCATAGCCAATCTCTCCAACTTGGAAATTCTAACATTAGCGAACAACCAGATTCAGGAGCTGCCAGTTTCTCTATCATCCATGCCAAAACTTCGTATCCTGAATGTGTCAATAAATCGCATTAGTTCACTTCCACGAGGTTTTGGTGCTTTCCCTGCCTTGGAAATTCTTGATCTCTCCTACAACAATTTGAACGAGAAAAATCTGCCCGGGAACTTCTTCATGATCGAGACACTCCGCGCACTTTACTTGGGAGAtaatgattttgaatttttgccgCCTGAAGttaaaaatttgaagaatttgGAAATATTGGGTTTGCGAGATAATGATCTGTTGGATATCCCACGTGAAATTGGAGAGCTGACAAGATTAAGAGAATTGCATATTCAGAACAATCGTCTCACCGTGTTGCCTCCCGAAGTTGCAAACTTGGACTTGTTGGGCAGCAAATCCGTGATGAAGATGGAAGAAAATCCTTGGGTAACGCCGATAATGGAACAGTATTTGTTGGGTATCAGCCATGTTTTGGACTACATAAAAACGGACACATACAAAGtgtaatttgaaaatatatactaacctttttatacttttttttgcaaataatgatATAGATACGACACGGTTTCTTATTTTAACCCCCAATTTTAACacttttctttttatccttcatTTTTCAGGCTATATAACCGACACATGCACGCTGGTCGTAGTGGACCGCCACCACCAAAAGTGGACAAGAGCAAGAAAGCGTCCAGAAACTGGGCTTAAAACCAAAGTGCAATAACCATCCTGGCCAAACTGACCGGTATTTTATACGAAAATTTTGCTAGCTTCTACTAAAATACACTAAGTTCTTAATAATGTGCCTTGAATAGAAAGAaggatttattttaaaattgatgACTATTATGTATTTATATTCTTAATACTTTTTATTCATAGTCAAAATCTATTGTACACAATACTAATAAGTTTTAATAAAAGTTTACCGAGAACCGAGATACTTCCTTCAATACTTGAGAGTAGTTTTTAAGGTTGCAATGTAAGGATAACAGCAAACCATTATAACTCGGAAGTTCCATAAGAATCGATATAAATTGACATGCGGAGAGGGTTGGCTAACATTATGCGTCAACTGCTTAGACAGAAAGATCACGTCACCATTAGAAGTAACATTTGAGAAGAAATTTAATGATAACCAAGCCAAACCAAATGGATAGTTTGTGACTTTCTTCTTTCAAAATTCCCCTTTCTAAGCAATAGTTTCGAACAATTTTTCCCACAATTTGTGAAATGTACCTCAATTCTCTCTGTGTTCTTTAGCCACCCTTCCGCACTCGGGAATTGCTTACACGTATTTCAAAGGAAACGATACGACAGGGTAAGTTCTGTGAAGAAATCTAGGGACTACTGGGAACCAAGGCTCCGGTTTTTAGCCTAGTG
The window above is part of the Hermetia illucens chromosome 3, iHerIll2.2.curated.20191125, whole genome shotgun sequence genome. Proteins encoded here:
- the LOC119651534 gene encoding ras suppressor protein 1, which gives rise to MKQSSGVSSCLPVSAKMSKAKKVLDEARETQNRELDLVDKSVSSFEELPGLFNMLNITRITLSHNKISIVPPGIANLSNLEILTLANNQIQELPVSLSSMPKLRILNVSINRISSLPRGFGAFPALEILDLSYNNLNEKNLPGNFFMIETLRALYLGDNDFEFLPPEVKNLKNLEILGLRDNDLLDIPREIGELTRLRELHIQNNRLTVLPPEVANLDLLGSKSVMKMEENPWVTPIMEQYLLGISHVLDYIKTDTYKVLYNRHMHAGRSGPPPPKVDKSKKASRNWA